One genomic segment of Coffea arabica cultivar ET-39 chromosome 6e, Coffea Arabica ET-39 HiFi, whole genome shotgun sequence includes these proteins:
- the LOC113694755 gene encoding uncharacterized protein isoform X2: protein MPEGFNSVLKMKRKDLDQVNEDFSDFSLTSPARKIRRLDAELAPITEEEPEIPLVFERPENEGSFGGGNGRVGGGGVLIEELPNGVENEERAIVVFNPVNSPLLQSPSNYSISVSPQLISGLKNQLPWSNYSSQWRALDSEERTDDNKSGPQNECLAVVPWVPPPQPYSSSGDEAVPQIDVSDMMEADDVEVSTMDVEDNTVGSEQKVGMNVNEGLQQWQQQHCMIPQPPQNISTPIVWFQ, encoded by the exons ATGCCTGAAGGTTTCAATTCAGTTCTGAAGATGAAGAGAAAGGACCTTGACCAAGTTAACGAGGACTTCTCCGATTTCTCCCTTACTTCTCCCGCTCGTAAAATTCGCCGTCTG GATGCTGAATTAGCTCCGATAACAGAAGAAGAGCCTGagattcctttagtttttgagCGGCCGGAGAATGAAGGGAGCTTTGGCGGAGGGAATGGCAGAGTTGGAGGAGGAGGGGTTTTGATTGAAGAATTGCCGAATGGGGTGGAGAATGAGGAGAGGGCAATTGTGGTTTTTAATCCGGTTAACTCACCCCTGTTGCAATCGCCCTCGAATTACTCGATTTCAGTCAGTCCTCAGTTGATTTCTGGGTTGAAAA ATCAACTCCCGTGGTCCAATTACTCTAGTCAATGGAGAGCATTAGATAGTGAAGAAAGAACTGATGATAACAAGTCTGGTCCACAAAATGAGTGTCTAGCGGTTGTTCCTTGGGTGCCACCACCTCAGCCTTACTCATCCAGTGGAGATGAAGCTGTTCCCCAAATAGATGTTTCTGATATGATGGAAGCTGATGACGTGGAGGTATCAACTATGGATGTTGAAGATAATACTGTTGGTTCCGAGCAGAAAGTGGGGATGAATGTGAATGAGGGTTTACAACAATGGCAGCAACAACATTGCATGATTCCACAGCCTCCCCAGAACATATCAACTCCCATTGTATGGTTCCAATGA
- the LOC113694755 gene encoding uncharacterized protein isoform X1, with translation MPEGFNSVLKMKRKDLDQVNEDFSDFSLTSPARKIRRLDAELAPITEEEPEIPLVFERPENEGSFGGGNGRVGGGGVLIEELPNGVENEERAIVVFNPVNSPLLQSPSNYSISVSPQLISGLKICEYCADQLPWSNYSSQWRALDSEERTDDNKSGPQNECLAVVPWVPPPQPYSSSGDEAVPQIDVSDMMEADDVEVSTMDVEDNTVGSEQKVGMNVNEGLQQWQQQHCMIPQPPQNISTPIVWFQ, from the exons ATGCCTGAAGGTTTCAATTCAGTTCTGAAGATGAAGAGAAAGGACCTTGACCAAGTTAACGAGGACTTCTCCGATTTCTCCCTTACTTCTCCCGCTCGTAAAATTCGCCGTCTG GATGCTGAATTAGCTCCGATAACAGAAGAAGAGCCTGagattcctttagtttttgagCGGCCGGAGAATGAAGGGAGCTTTGGCGGAGGGAATGGCAGAGTTGGAGGAGGAGGGGTTTTGATTGAAGAATTGCCGAATGGGGTGGAGAATGAGGAGAGGGCAATTGTGGTTTTTAATCCGGTTAACTCACCCCTGTTGCAATCGCCCTCGAATTACTCGATTTCAGTCAGTCCTCAGTTGATTTCTGGGTTGAAAA TTTGCGAATATTGTGCAGATCAACTCCCGTGGTCCAATTACTCTAGTCAATGGAGAGCATTAGATAGTGAAGAAAGAACTGATGATAACAAGTCTGGTCCACAAAATGAGTGTCTAGCGGTTGTTCCTTGGGTGCCACCACCTCAGCCTTACTCATCCAGTGGAGATGAAGCTGTTCCCCAAATAGATGTTTCTGATATGATGGAAGCTGATGACGTGGAGGTATCAACTATGGATGTTGAAGATAATACTGTTGGTTCCGAGCAGAAAGTGGGGATGAATGTGAATGAGGGTTTACAACAATGGCAGCAACAACATTGCATGATTCCACAGCCTCCCCAGAACATATCAACTCCCATTGTATGGTTCCAATGA